One stretch of Candidatus Limnocylindria bacterium DNA includes these proteins:
- a CDS encoding polymer-forming cytoskeletal protein, translating into MKGVDQMFSTEVRPDEAVRASDGNRKLQFEGTVEVEGTFTDQMLNALFGVDSQVNGKLHFEGAVQIDGTFTGSITTSDLLIIGEHAKILADINCGSAVVSGEVTGNITAAGSVDLHKGAHVKGDIVTPTLGIDKGAVFDGMSRMLGAPATFGSLERRGRPRGR; encoded by the coding sequence GTGAAGGGGGTCGATCAGATGTTCAGCACCGAGGTCAGACCAGACGAAGCCGTCCGCGCGTCAGACGGGAACCGCAAGCTCCAGTTCGAAGGTACGGTCGAGGTCGAGGGCACCTTCACGGACCAGATGCTGAACGCGCTGTTCGGCGTTGATTCCCAGGTCAACGGCAAGCTCCATTTCGAAGGCGCGGTCCAGATCGACGGCACCTTCACCGGCAGCATCACGACCAGCGACCTGCTCATCATCGGCGAGCACGCCAAGATCTTGGCGGACATCAACTGCGGCTCCGCGGTCGTGAGCGGCGAGGTCACGGGGAACATCACCGCAGCCGGGTCCGTCGACCTGCACAAGGGCGCGCACGTGAAGGGCGACATCGTCACGCCGACGCTCGGCATCGACAAGGGCGCCGTGTTCGACGGGATGTCACGGATGCTCGGAGCGCCGGCGACGTTCGGCAGCCTCGAGCGGCGCGGGCGCCCGCGAGGCCGCTGA
- a CDS encoding YncE family protein, whose amino-acid sequence MEPRGIHGTIALVATLVLALTNLAPQAADAVTGSIPAGTNPTGVAVNPETGRIYVANRGSNTVTVIDAATDGVIATIAEGGVPTAVAVNTRTNRVYVTNLIRTVSVIDGATNAVIASIGVGLGPFSIAVNAETDRVYVANLYDHNLSVIDSTTNSVIATLNTPDGANGIAVNPRTNRVYLTNGSSGSVSVIDGATNTVVAAAVVGGQPYGVAVNSETNRLYVATNPTLTVMDATTLEITATIEAEGGSDVAVDTARDRVYTGGFGKISVIDGRSNTELGFVDIGTFSGGSIEANPRTGKVYVPKYFLSAVAVIALSDLSAPTITPAVTPAPNESGWNNGSVTVSWTVSDPDTGVASSSGCGPSTFTTGTDGRVTSCTATNGDGLSATRSVKVKIDVFSPFITATATTASGNRYFPGLWSTEAVTVHYTCVDLHLPTIASSGLATCAGDQTFTDEGTVTTSGTATDNAGNLATVAYGPIRIDRTAPTIIASATTADGNAYPAGSWTNQPVTVHYTCTDPLSGVVGCTSDQLFSYDTSADGTASAGTARDIAGNTAHATFGPIRIDRTAPTIAFSGNAGTYEVDQAVGITCEAGDALSGIATTTCPTVAAGPATDYVGTSPTTEVMLIATAADNAGNSTSATTSFTVAVTTRGICRLTASLRHAGTLCARVTSIASAPNAMARAGELHALDNFLASQRDVSDDLASLLGRLVRLI is encoded by the coding sequence ATGGAACCTCGCGGGATCCACGGGACGATCGCGCTCGTTGCCACCCTCGTGCTCGCGCTAACGAACCTGGCCCCTCAGGCGGCAGACGCCGTCACGGGCAGCATCCCGGCGGGGACGAATCCGACCGGCGTCGCGGTGAATCCCGAGACCGGGCGGATCTACGTCGCCAATCGCGGGTCCAACACCGTCACGGTGATCGACGCTGCCACCGACGGCGTCATCGCCACTATCGCTGAGGGCGGTGTTCCCACCGCTGTCGCCGTGAATACTCGGACGAATCGCGTGTACGTCACCAATCTCATCCGAACCGTGTCAGTGATCGATGGTGCGACGAACGCGGTGATCGCGAGCATCGGCGTGGGCCTGGGCCCCTTCTCGATCGCCGTGAACGCGGAGACGGACCGCGTCTATGTGGCGAACCTGTACGACCACAACCTCTCCGTGATCGATAGCACGACGAACTCCGTGATCGCCACGCTCAATACGCCGGACGGCGCCAATGGCATCGCCGTCAACCCGCGAACAAATCGCGTGTACCTCACCAATGGCTCATCCGGCAGCGTGAGCGTGATCGATGGGGCCACGAACACGGTCGTCGCAGCCGCGGTGGTCGGCGGCCAACCCTACGGCGTCGCCGTCAACTCGGAGACGAACCGTCTCTACGTCGCGACGAATCCGACCCTGACGGTCATGGACGCCACGACCCTCGAAATCACCGCGACGATCGAGGCGGAAGGTGGGAGCGACGTCGCGGTCGATACGGCACGGGACCGGGTGTACACGGGCGGATTCGGAAAGATCTCGGTCATCGATGGCCGCTCCAACACCGAGCTCGGTTTCGTCGATATCGGCACATTCTCGGGCGGGAGCATCGAAGCGAACCCGCGAACGGGCAAGGTCTATGTTCCGAAGTACTTCCTGAGCGCCGTGGCGGTGATCGCTCTGTCGGACCTATCGGCTCCGACGATCACGCCCGCAGTCACGCCAGCGCCGAACGAGAGTGGCTGGAACAACGGAAGCGTCACCGTGAGCTGGACGGTGAGCGATCCCGACACCGGGGTCGCCTCCTCCAGCGGTTGCGGGCCCTCCACATTTACGACAGGCACCGACGGCAGGGTCACGAGCTGCACCGCAACGAATGGCGATGGTCTCTCGGCAACCCGAAGCGTCAAGGTCAAGATTGACGTGTTCTCGCCGTTCATCACGGCGACCGCGACCACGGCCTCTGGAAACCGGTACTTCCCGGGGCTCTGGTCCACCGAGGCCGTGACTGTCCACTACACCTGTGTGGACCTACATCTGCCGACCATCGCCTCCTCTGGGCTCGCAACCTGCGCCGGCGACCAGACCTTCACGGACGAAGGAACCGTCACCACCAGCGGTACCGCGACGGACAACGCCGGCAACCTGGCGACCGTGGCCTACGGCCCGATCCGGATCGACCGCACGGCGCCGACGATCATTGCAAGCGCCACGACAGCCGACGGCAACGCATACCCAGCGGGAAGCTGGACCAACCAGCCCGTCACCGTCCATTACACGTGCACGGATCCGCTGTCCGGGGTCGTTGGCTGTACGAGCGATCAGCTGTTCAGCTACGACACCAGCGCCGACGGGACAGCAAGCGCAGGCACCGCGAGAGACATCGCGGGCAACACCGCACACGCCACGTTCGGTCCGATCCGGATCGACAGGACCGCTCCGACGATCGCGTTCAGCGGGAACGCGGGAACCTACGAGGTGGATCAGGCAGTTGGCATCACGTGCGAAGCAGGCGATGCCCTGTCGGGGATCGCCACGACAACCTGTCCGACCGTCGCTGCCGGTCCGGCGACTGACTACGTCGGGACGAGCCCGACAACCGAAGTGATGCTCATCGCAACTGCCGCCGACAACGCCGGCAACTCGACGAGTGCCACGACCAGCTTCACCGTCGCGGTGACCACCCGCGGGATCTGCCGTCTCACCGCGTCACTCAGGCATGCCGGCACCCTGTGCGCCCGGGTGACGTCCATTGCCAGCGCACCGAACGCCATGGCCAGGGCCGGTGAGCTACATGCTCTCGACAACTTCCTCGCGTCTCAGCGAGACGTATCCGACGACCTCGCCTCCCTGCTTGGTCGCCTCGTGCGCCTGATCTAA
- a CDS encoding class I SAM-dependent methyltransferase has translation MSAETPDYVRLNRDVWTKSNARYTDDRAEEAWAQAEIAWGVWQTPESAVHVLPDVSGKDVVELGCGTAYVGAWLKRRGARRVVGVDITPAQLATAQRLNRKTGLGLELIEANAEVAPLRDAAFDLVISEYGASIWCDPYKWIPEAARLLRSGGELVFLRNSTLSMVCMPDTGRVQEALQRPQRGMNRLEWTDDDPGVEFHLGTGDLVRLLRASGFEILDLVELYAPDDAKDHAEYAYVPAEWARRWPSEEVWRARKRD, from the coding sequence ATGAGTGCCGAGACCCCGGACTACGTGCGACTCAATCGCGACGTATGGACCAAGTCCAACGCCCGCTACACCGACGACCGCGCTGAGGAAGCGTGGGCGCAGGCGGAGATCGCGTGGGGTGTATGGCAGACGCCAGAGTCCGCCGTCCACGTCCTGCCAGACGTGAGCGGTAAGGACGTCGTCGAGCTCGGGTGCGGCACGGCCTACGTAGGCGCCTGGCTCAAGCGGCGAGGCGCGCGGCGCGTCGTCGGCGTCGACATCACGCCGGCACAACTCGCGACGGCGCAGCGGCTGAACCGCAAGACCGGTCTCGGCCTCGAGCTCATCGAGGCGAACGCCGAAGTCGCTCCGCTGCGCGACGCGGCATTCGATCTCGTCATCTCCGAGTACGGCGCCTCGATCTGGTGCGATCCGTACAAGTGGATCCCCGAAGCGGCGCGGCTGCTCCGAAGTGGGGGAGAGCTCGTCTTCCTTCGCAACTCGACGCTCTCGATGGTCTGCATGCCCGACACGGGCAGGGTCCAAGAAGCCTTGCAGCGACCGCAGCGCGGCATGAACCGGCTCGAGTGGACCGATGACGATCCGGGTGTGGAGTTCCACCTGGGCACCGGCGACCTGGTCCGGCTGTTACGAGCGAGTGGCTTCGAGATCCTCGACCTGGTCGAGCTCTACGCACCGGACGATGCGAAAGATCACGCCGAATATGCGTACGTGCCCGCCGAGTGGGCCCGGCGCTGGCCGTCAGAGGAGGTCTGGCGAGCGCGAAAGCGCGACTGA
- a CDS encoding FecR family protein, with amino-acid sequence MGSKRVRILLVALLIAGVLIPAALILTQQPASAANMTLTVLGGTAEIARGAGGFARAADGQVLNAGDRVRTADAGHAVVTFLDGSTVEIEPATTITVIQATAAASGAITIQLEQSIGRTWSSVERLLDPDSKFELRTPTATATVRGTGFVTDVQASGATTVATTDGIVELSAQGTTVVVPAGSLTTVQPNAAPSPPGPAPRAQNTLRFGLHSPAHLIVVDAFGRACGIVPAGPTLVRQIPGCLATEVGVDPQLVDLPNAAAGIYSIVIETIAPGGDFVATASAVDGAGTLSFNYWVTGGGPPGTKFGSTLTVEAGPRGALSARGLGKLSLVEHAPTHVVIVPGSPRPAASGSPDTRLFAFLPRFGFTAGIEVTPPPLGQSPAPNPTSSGAPSPTPSPTPTEVAAPEPTLAASAPPARTLPPPPPPTPTAAPTPSPTPPQALSPTPAPTPSVPTLIGGIAAPGSLFNVIGHGWATALITISWEDGRPLVQTTADASGDFAVAVTVPFDSTPGTSYRFTASDARLTATGQIAVYLPSIAVSCGSVTTAVSVTGSGWPRAARYAIRSTLLPTPLSGTVGGDGAFTASFTPPAGVLTGDYQITANVGSLLAEPQTCTLR; translated from the coding sequence ATGGGCTCCAAGCGAGTACGCATCCTCCTGGTCGCGCTCCTCATTGCCGGCGTGCTCATACCGGCAGCGCTGATCCTCACCCAACAGCCCGCCTCTGCCGCCAACATGACCCTCACCGTCCTCGGTGGCACGGCCGAGATTGCGCGAGGTGCCGGCGGCTTTGCCCGCGCAGCGGATGGCCAGGTCTTGAACGCCGGCGATCGCGTGCGTACTGCCGACGCGGGCCACGCGGTCGTGACGTTCCTCGATGGCTCGACGGTTGAGATCGAACCCGCGACGACGATCACGGTCATTCAGGCGACCGCCGCCGCGAGCGGAGCGATCACGATCCAGCTCGAGCAGTCGATCGGCCGCACGTGGTCGAGCGTGGAGCGACTCCTCGACCCTGATTCGAAGTTCGAGCTACGCACCCCGACCGCCACTGCGACGGTGCGTGGCACCGGCTTCGTCACCGACGTGCAGGCCAGCGGCGCAACGACGGTCGCGACCACGGACGGCATCGTCGAGCTAAGCGCGCAAGGCACGACGGTCGTCGTACCGGCGGGCTCGCTCACGACCGTCCAGCCGAACGCGGCCCCTTCCCCACCCGGGCCCGCTCCGCGGGCGCAGAACACCCTGCGCTTCGGGCTGCATTCGCCCGCGCATTTGATCGTTGTCGATGCATTCGGCCGCGCGTGTGGCATCGTGCCGGCCGGCCCGACGCTGGTCCGGCAGATCCCGGGCTGCCTCGCGACGGAGGTGGGCGTCGACCCGCAGCTCGTGGACCTGCCGAACGCTGCGGCGGGCATCTATTCGATCGTCATCGAGACCATCGCACCGGGCGGTGACTTCGTCGCGACCGCGTCCGCGGTCGATGGCGCCGGCACGTTGTCATTCAACTACTGGGTGACCGGAGGCGGCCCGCCCGGGACGAAGTTCGGCTCGACTCTGACAGTCGAAGCAGGACCACGCGGCGCGCTAAGTGCGAGGGGACTCGGCAAGCTGAGTCTTGTCGAGCATGCGCCGACCCACGTGGTGATCGTGCCCGGCTCGCCGCGACCGGCTGCCAGCGGTAGCCCCGACACAAGGCTCTTCGCGTTCCTCCCTCGCTTCGGTTTCACCGCCGGGATCGAGGTGACGCCGCCACCACTCGGTCAGTCGCCCGCACCGAACCCGACATCGAGCGGAGCACCAAGCCCAACGCCGTCACCGACCCCGACCGAGGTCGCCGCGCCCGAGCCGACGCTCGCAGCGAGCGCGCCGCCGGCGCGGACGCTCCCGCCGCCACCTCCACCGACGCCGACGGCCGCACCGACGCCGAGCCCCACACCGCCACAGGCGCTGAGTCCCACGCCGGCGCCGACGCCGTCGGTCCCGACTCTCATCGGTGGCATCGCCGCTCCGGGAAGTCTGTTCAACGTCATCGGTCACGGATGGGCGACGGCACTGATCACGATCAGCTGGGAGGACGGGAGGCCTCTCGTGCAAACGACCGCGGATGCATCCGGTGACTTCGCAGTGGCGGTGACCGTGCCGTTCGATTCGACTCCCGGGACCTCATATCGGTTTACCGCGAGCGACGCGCGGCTTACGGCGACCGGCCAGATCGCGGTCTACCTGCCGTCGATCGCGGTGAGCTGCGGCAGTGTCACCACGGCGGTTTCGGTCACGGGCAGTGGGTGGCCGCGAGCGGCTCGCTACGCGATCCGGTCCACGCTGCTCCCGACTCCACTTTCCGGGACGGTCGGCGGCGACGGTGCGTTCACCGCGTCGTTCACGCCACCGGCCGGGGTGTTGACCGGCGACTACCAGATCACGGCGAATGTTGGATCGCTGCTCGCGGAGCCGCAGACGTGCACGCTTCGTTGA
- a CDS encoding GNAT family protein, with protein sequence MRTLETDRLIIRAFVLEDADTVSRLLDAAFGPGSYGSADEKRVRRRVMFEYAVAADAGLALLHQPPYGDRAIVKRESNELIGSVGFAPCLMPFGQLPSFEPTTRFTSEIGLFWALFPEHWGHGYATEAAAAMIAYAFGQLRLRRIVATTENDNTRSMNVMRRLGTRLERNPQDQPEWFQTVGILDNPDET encoded by the coding sequence ATGCGAACACTCGAGACGGACCGGCTGATCATCCGCGCCTTCGTCCTCGAGGACGCCGACACGGTCTCGCGACTGCTCGACGCCGCCTTCGGCCCCGGCTCATACGGGTCGGCGGACGAGAAGCGTGTACGGCGACGGGTGATGTTCGAGTACGCGGTCGCCGCTGACGCTGGGCTCGCGCTTCTGCATCAGCCACCGTACGGCGATCGGGCGATCGTAAAGCGCGAGAGCAATGAGCTCATCGGCTCGGTCGGATTCGCGCCGTGCCTGATGCCGTTCGGGCAGCTGCCGTCATTCGAGCCCACGACGCGCTTCACTTCGGAGATCGGCCTCTTCTGGGCGCTCTTTCCGGAACACTGGGGCCACGGCTACGCCACCGAGGCGGCCGCGGCGATGATCGCGTATGCGTTCGGCCAGCTCCGGCTGCGACGCATCGTCGCAACGACCGAGAACGACAACACCAGATCGATGAACGTCATGCGCCGTCTCGGTACGCGGCTGGAGCGAAATCCTCAGGACCAGCCCGAGTGGTTCCAGACCGTGGGGATCCTCGACAACCCAGACGAGACCTAG
- a CDS encoding tyrosine-type recombinase/integrase yields MRISIDSGEGWQALLASDYVDPRDLKPSSPVRALAAAFLQDLRDKGRGERTIPKYAAYLHDFCSFLERGDKKARISDLDIRSLKAYGSHLTRRQARGGLAKGKRSISAATKNLHLIALRGLLKFGALLDLPVPGREKVELAKASQPSPDARHLAEERVKRLVDACDTSTDDGVRARALIQFMLATGCRVSEVIGLDRRQLELSREARTPADGIRVVDEVTVLGKGNRHRRAYLSPPAREWLQRYLTLRKDKDGALFVTRKQNADGSYRMTVWTAERIVRDAARRAGLAEDVSPHWLRHAAITLWAASSLPSAQRLAGHRQIATTQRYLGTSDAELKAFYKKTVG; encoded by the coding sequence ATGAGGATTTCTATTGATTCAGGGGAGGGCTGGCAGGCGCTGCTGGCCTCCGACTATGTCGATCCCCGAGATCTGAAGCCTTCCAGCCCGGTACGGGCTCTGGCCGCGGCCTTCCTGCAGGACTTGCGTGACAAGGGCCGGGGGGAACGGACGATCCCGAAGTACGCCGCGTACCTCCACGATTTCTGCTCGTTCCTCGAGCGGGGCGACAAGAAGGCGCGCATCTCGGATCTCGACATCCGCTCGCTCAAGGCCTACGGGAGCCATCTCACGCGCCGCCAGGCTCGCGGCGGCCTTGCCAAAGGCAAACGGTCGATCTCCGCCGCCACCAAGAACTTGCATCTGATCGCCCTGCGGGGTCTCTTGAAGTTCGGCGCCCTTCTCGATCTGCCGGTCCCGGGGCGCGAAAAGGTCGAGCTCGCCAAGGCATCGCAGCCCAGCCCGGACGCCCGCCACCTGGCCGAGGAGCGCGTGAAGCGCCTCGTCGACGCGTGTGACACATCCACGGACGACGGTGTGCGCGCGCGCGCGCTCATCCAGTTCATGCTCGCGACCGGCTGCCGCGTCTCAGAGGTCATCGGGCTCGATCGACGCCAGCTCGAGCTGTCACGCGAGGCTCGCACGCCGGCGGACGGCATCCGCGTCGTCGACGAGGTGACCGTCCTCGGCAAAGGCAACCGACACCGGCGCGCCTATCTGAGCCCCCCGGCACGCGAATGGCTGCAGCGCTACCTCACGCTCCGTAAGGACAAGGACGGGGCCCTCTTCGTGACGCGTAAGCAGAATGCCGATGGCTCGTACCGCATGACGGTCTGGACGGCTGAACGCATCGTGCGCGACGCGGCTCGGCGTGCGGGACTCGCAGAAGATGTTTCACCACACTGGCTGCGCCACGCCGCGATCACGCTGTGGGCTGCGTCGAGCCTTCCGTCGGCACAGCGCCTCGCTGGTCACCGGCAAATAGCAACGACGCAAAGATATCTGGGAACTAGCGACGCCGAGCTCAAGGCGTTCTACAAGAAGACCGTCGGCTAG
- a CDS encoding MFS transporter, protein MTLTTTTSPTGTSFAAMRRGPFRAYFTTSLVSMMADNVEHVISYWVIFQAFHSPTLAGFAVISHWTPFLVLGVWFGGLADRYDCRKIIIASQVAFIAASLAWAVLFLTGTLQTWHAVVLLIIHGLAGALWSPAGQLVVQDIVGHDELQSGVRLAATGRSVGILFGPAVGGALLLGLGPAYGLMANAFLYLPMTIWLLRTPYTGHVRIRANAESARLSLADAVRTLREISGNRGILVMTALAGLSSLFIGNAYQAQMPEFAARFGSAQDEITYSVLLTANAAGSVLGGFGLEALSFFRQPRIRIAVLLALAWGASILVFAITPLYAIAVLALLVGGVLNIGFTSMAQAYVQLEAPPSRRGRVLGLFSMSWSGLRVGSGVTVGILGAFIGIQYSLALSALAFLAVGVALLVYAQGRARAAVTA, encoded by the coding sequence ATCACCCTCACGACGACGACCTCACCGACCGGCACGTCCTTCGCGGCGATGCGCCGTGGCCCCTTCCGCGCGTACTTCACGACCAGCCTGGTCTCGATGATGGCCGACAACGTCGAGCACGTGATCTCGTACTGGGTCATCTTCCAGGCGTTCCACTCCCCTACGCTCGCCGGCTTCGCGGTGATCAGTCACTGGACACCATTTTTGGTGTTGGGCGTGTGGTTCGGCGGTCTTGCCGATCGCTACGACTGCCGCAAGATCATCATCGCGTCGCAGGTCGCGTTCATCGCGGCCTCGCTCGCGTGGGCCGTGCTCTTCCTGACCGGCACATTGCAGACCTGGCATGCCGTGGTGCTGCTCATCATCCATGGTCTTGCCGGTGCGCTGTGGTCGCCGGCCGGCCAGCTGGTCGTCCAGGACATCGTCGGACACGATGAGCTGCAGAGCGGCGTGCGACTCGCCGCCACCGGTCGCAGCGTCGGCATCCTGTTCGGCCCGGCTGTTGGCGGTGCGCTGCTGCTTGGGCTCGGCCCGGCGTATGGCCTGATGGCGAACGCATTCCTGTATCTGCCGATGACGATCTGGCTTCTTCGCACGCCGTACACGGGCCACGTCCGGATCCGCGCGAACGCCGAAAGCGCTCGGCTGTCGCTCGCGGACGCGGTTCGAACGCTGCGCGAGATCTCGGGCAATCGCGGGATCCTGGTCATGACCGCGCTCGCCGGCCTCAGCTCCTTGTTCATCGGTAACGCGTATCAGGCGCAAATGCCCGAGTTCGCGGCGCGGTTCGGCTCCGCGCAGGATGAGATCACGTACAGCGTGCTGCTCACCGCGAACGCGGCGGGCTCGGTCCTCGGCGGTTTCGGTCTGGAGGCGCTTTCGTTCTTCCGCCAGCCGCGCATCCGGATCGCGGTGCTCCTCGCACTGGCATGGGGCGCCTCGATCCTCGTCTTTGCCATCACCCCGCTCTACGCGATCGCGGTGTTGGCCCTCCTCGTCGGTGGCGTGCTGAACATCGGATTCACCTCGATGGCGCAGGCCTACGTGCAGCTCGAGGCGCCACCATCCCGTCGCGGGCGCGTCCTCGGCCTCTTCAGCATGTCGTGGAGCGGGCTGCGGGTCGGCAGCGGCGTTACCGTCGGGATCCTCGGCGCGTTCATCGGCATCCAGTACTCTCTCGCGCTGAGCGCGCTCGCGTTCCTCGCGGTCGGCGTGGCGCTGCTCGTGTACGCGCAGGGACGCGCTCGCGCAGCGGTGACCGCTTAA
- a CDS encoding DMT family transporter, with the protein MTRRGWVLFAAMGLIWGIPYLFIKIAVSELTPASLVFLRTAIGAALLLPIAFARKDLGPLLPHWKWIVAYTLVEVAAPWFFLSDAERRISSSLSGLLIALVPSIGAILAWATGSDDRLDLRRIAGLGLGFLGVAALVGLDVGAGDIGAVGEVALVALGYALGALIIARKLQGLPLFGVVASSLALAMLAYAPVGLAQLPRSLPSADVIVAVAVLGVICTAFAFLVFFPLVAEVGAARATVITYVNPAVALALGVVFLKEPLTIGIVLGFVLIVLGSILATRRTTPARPSVALSRSPDLL; encoded by the coding sequence GTGACACGACGCGGCTGGGTCCTCTTCGCGGCGATGGGCCTCATCTGGGGGATCCCGTACCTCTTCATCAAGATCGCGGTCAGCGAGCTGACGCCAGCGAGCCTCGTGTTCCTCCGCACGGCGATCGGCGCCGCGCTCCTCCTGCCGATCGCGTTCGCGCGTAAAGACCTCGGCCCTCTGCTTCCCCACTGGAAATGGATCGTCGCGTACACCTTGGTCGAGGTCGCGGCGCCGTGGTTCTTCCTGTCCGATGCGGAGCGACGGATCTCGAGCTCGCTGTCCGGTCTGCTCATCGCGCTGGTGCCCTCGATCGGTGCGATCCTCGCCTGGGCGACCGGAAGTGACGACCGGCTCGATCTGCGCCGGATCGCTGGACTGGGGCTGGGTTTCCTCGGCGTCGCTGCACTCGTCGGCCTCGACGTCGGTGCCGGCGACATCGGCGCGGTGGGCGAGGTCGCGCTCGTGGCCCTTGGCTACGCGCTGGGAGCGCTGATCATCGCGCGGAAGCTGCAGGGTCTCCCGCTCTTCGGCGTCGTGGCGTCCTCGCTCGCGTTGGCGATGCTCGCGTACGCGCCAGTCGGCCTCGCGCAGCTGCCGCGCTCGCTGCCTTCGGCCGACGTGATCGTCGCCGTCGCGGTCCTGGGCGTGATCTGCACCGCCTTCGCCTTCCTCGTCTTCTTCCCGCTGGTGGCGGAAGTCGGCGCCGCGCGCGCGACGGTCATCACTTACGTCAACCCGGCGGTCGCGCTCGCCCTTGGCGTCGTGTTCCTCAAAGAGCCGCTCACGATCGGGATCGTGCTCGGGTTCGTTCTCATCGTGCTCGGTTCGATACTCGCGACGCGGCGGACCACGCCCGCGAGGCCGTCAGTCGCGCTTTCGCGCTCGCCAGACCTCCTCTGA
- a CDS encoding 3-hydroxybutyrate dehydrogenase, which translates to MKGRAAIVTGAASGIGRAIATDLAQQGARVLCADVSVEEGERVTAGLSTGAFQRADIAKQADCDALVARAVRDFGGVDILVNNAGLQHVAPVEEFPVDTWERLVHIMLFGAFYLTRAALPHMYAKAWGRIVNIASVHGLVASPYKSAYVAAKHGLVGFTKAVALEAAQKGVTVNVVCPSYVRTPLVEKQIADQAKVHGISEDAVVRDIMLAPAALKRLLEPSEVAAYVRFLCSDDASGITGATQVIDAGWTAR; encoded by the coding sequence TTGAAGGGACGCGCTGCGATCGTCACAGGAGCCGCCAGCGGGATCGGCCGCGCCATCGCGACGGATCTCGCGCAGCAGGGTGCACGTGTGCTCTGCGCCGACGTAAGTGTCGAGGAGGGCGAGCGCGTCACCGCGGGCCTCTCGACCGGAGCGTTCCAGCGCGCCGATATCGCGAAACAGGCGGACTGCGATGCGCTCGTGGCTCGCGCGGTCCGTGACTTTGGTGGCGTCGACATCCTGGTGAACAACGCGGGACTGCAGCACGTCGCACCCGTGGAGGAGTTCCCGGTGGACACCTGGGAGCGACTCGTCCACATCATGCTGTTCGGCGCCTTCTACCTGACGCGCGCGGCGCTGCCGCACATGTACGCGAAGGCTTGGGGTCGGATCGTGAACATCGCGTCGGTGCACGGCCTCGTCGCATCACCGTACAAGTCCGCCTATGTCGCCGCGAAGCACGGGCTGGTCGGTTTCACGAAAGCCGTCGCGCTCGAAGCGGCCCAGAAAGGCGTGACCGTGAACGTGGTGTGTCCGTCATACGTGCGCACGCCCCTGGTCGAGAAGCAGATCGCGGATCAGGCGAAGGTGCACGGGATCAGCGAGGACGCGGTGGTCCGCGACATCATGCTCGCGCCCGCCGCGCTCAAGCGCCTGCTCGAGCCGTCCGAGGTCGCCGCGTACGTGCGCTTCCTGTGTTCGGACGATGCGAGTGGGATCACCGGTGCGACGCAGGTCATCGACGCGGGGTGGACGGCGCGCTAG